The following are encoded together in the Streptomyces sp. NBC_00341 genome:
- a CDS encoding roadblock/LC7 domain-containing protein, producing the protein MSAPSHTTGDLAWVLTPLLELPGVQHAVVATGDGLIEGASPGLDRASGERVAAMTATLHAAARAFTTAFTDVEGPKLAQTVVESDLGFAVVVPAGNNTTLALFAEPGAKLGDIAYQMQVQVTALTRAMHAPARQPDTAARP; encoded by the coding sequence GTGAGCGCCCCCAGCCACACCACCGGCGACCTCGCATGGGTGCTGACCCCGCTGCTGGAGCTGCCCGGAGTCCAGCACGCCGTGGTCGCCACCGGTGACGGCCTCATCGAGGGCGCCTCACCCGGCCTCGACCGGGCGTCCGGCGAACGGGTCGCCGCGATGACGGCCACGCTGCACGCCGCGGCGCGCGCCTTCACCACGGCGTTCACCGACGTCGAGGGACCGAAACTGGCCCAGACGGTCGTCGAATCCGATCTGGGCTTCGCCGTCGTCGTACCGGCGGGGAACAACACCACGCTCGCCCTCTTCGCCGAACCCGGCGCCAAACTCGGTGACATCGCCTACCAGATGCAGGTGCAGGTCACCGCGCTGACCCGGGCGATGCACGCGCCCGCCCGCCAACCGGACACCGCCGCCCGGCCATGA
- a CDS encoding MBL fold metallo-hydrolase encodes MSITGGRVVDLGRGLHAWLPPRRGWGLANCGLLGSPRGALWIDTPYDPVLAGQFLAESTKLLPAGVTVDRVIVTHANGDHFWGAGVLPDAEIIATREARDHIHYEPTPKQQHALVNGSDPAGPLGAYLGRHFGLFDWSETEPVRPTTYFTGELELTLGEYPVRITALPSAHTTGDLMVHLPAQGAVFSGDIIFSSTPGQPGDHPIHWAGPLSNVIAACEQVLATGAETIVPGHGPVLDRAGVRDHIAYLEYIRERAHALHAAGVPAPEAARRVIGEGRHPELGLPERLVVTIGSEYRQLDGSEMPGVLQVMTEVAVLAREVERGAEQQAEQTREPAGAVE; translated from the coding sequence ATGTCGATCACGGGTGGGCGCGTCGTTGACCTGGGCCGGGGCCTGCACGCCTGGCTCCCGCCGAGGCGGGGCTGGGGGCTGGCCAACTGCGGCCTGCTCGGCTCGCCCCGGGGCGCGCTCTGGATCGACACCCCGTACGACCCGGTACTGGCGGGACAGTTCCTGGCCGAGAGCACGAAACTGCTGCCCGCTGGCGTCACCGTCGACCGGGTGATCGTCACGCACGCCAACGGCGACCACTTCTGGGGCGCGGGCGTGCTTCCCGACGCGGAGATCATCGCGACCCGCGAGGCCCGGGACCACATCCACTACGAGCCCACCCCGAAGCAGCAGCACGCCCTGGTCAACGGCAGCGACCCGGCGGGGCCGCTCGGCGCCTACCTCGGCCGCCACTTCGGCCTGTTCGACTGGTCCGAGACCGAACCGGTCCGGCCGACCACCTACTTCACCGGCGAGCTCGAACTGACCCTGGGGGAGTACCCGGTCCGGATCACCGCCCTGCCGTCCGCCCACACCACCGGTGATCTGATGGTCCATCTGCCGGCCCAGGGCGCCGTGTTCAGCGGCGACATCATCTTCTCCTCGACACCCGGGCAGCCGGGCGACCACCCGATCCACTGGGCGGGCCCGCTGAGCAACGTGATCGCCGCCTGCGAACAGGTGCTGGCCACCGGAGCCGAGACGATCGTGCCGGGCCACGGACCGGTCCTCGACCGGGCCGGGGTACGCGACCACATCGCCTATCTGGAGTACATACGGGAGCGGGCCCACGCCCTCCACGCCGCCGGGGTGCCCGCACCGGAGGCGGCCCGCCGGGTGATCGGCGAGGGCCGCCACCCCGAACTCGGTCTCCCCGAGCGGCTGGTCGTGACCATCGGCAGCGAGTACCGGCAGCTCGACGGCTCGGAAATGCCGGGCGTGCTCCAAGTGATGACAGAGGTGGCCGTGCTCGCCCGGGAAGTGGAGCGGGGAGCGGAACAGCAAGCGGAGCAGACCCGTGAGCCCGCGGGTGCGGTGGAGTGA
- a CDS encoding cell division protein SepF: MHRRSGPVSRYDRYDVTDEQWEGLAQVVPLRSRNEWPSRVDHRTVPEERESAEQRRMVVLRVQVFADAREVAEYLVGQVPVLLDLTGAEPDVAKRILDFTSGVVFGLGSGMHRVDRNVFLLSPIGMEVEGVTAAGVPGA, encoded by the coding sequence ATGCACAGACGGAGTGGTCCGGTGAGCAGGTACGACAGGTATGACGTCACCGACGAGCAGTGGGAGGGACTGGCCCAGGTCGTACCACTGCGCAGCCGCAACGAGTGGCCCTCCCGGGTGGACCACCGGACGGTCCCGGAGGAGCGGGAGAGCGCCGAGCAGCGGCGCATGGTGGTGCTGCGGGTCCAGGTCTTCGCGGACGCGCGCGAGGTGGCCGAGTACCTGGTCGGGCAGGTTCCGGTGCTGCTCGACCTGACCGGCGCGGAACCCGATGTGGCCAAGCGGATCCTGGACTTCACCAGCGGTGTCGTCTTCGGTCTCGGGAGTGGGATGCACCGGGTGGACCGGAACGTCTTCCTGCTGTCGCCCATCGGCATGGAGGTCGAGGGCGTGACGGCGGCGGGTGTGCCGGGAGCCTGA
- a CDS encoding Gfo/Idh/MocA family protein, with protein sequence MSDLRLGVIGLGLRRSIAMSAHHPGQGSAITAVCDLDPEVRSREAERFGTDVAVEDYKLLLGRDDIDAVIIATPDDTHEAIAIDALRAGKAVFVEKPLGITVESCDNVLRAAYETGTRLYVGHNMRHMGVVRLMRDIIARGDIGEPKAVWVRHFVGYGGDYYFKDWHADRTRTTGLLLQKAAHDIDVLHWLAGGYTRRVNALGDLLVYGDLPRREPDTPRPDNWLREFDWPPTARKDLHHIVDVEDVSVMNMQLDNGVVAAYQQCHFTPDYWRNYTVIGTEGRLENFGDSPGDEVKVWNTGPSGYRADADITYRVPEAKGSHGGGDSRIMEEFCRFARDGGVTDTSPVAARMSVAAGVLATRSLREGGAPYDVPALDPELIAYFERGQVRS encoded by the coding sequence GTGTCAGACCTGCGACTCGGCGTCATCGGACTCGGCCTGCGCCGTTCCATCGCGATGTCCGCCCACCACCCCGGACAGGGTTCGGCGATCACCGCCGTCTGCGACCTCGACCCCGAGGTGCGCAGCCGCGAGGCCGAGCGCTTCGGTACGGATGTCGCGGTCGAGGACTACAAGCTGCTCCTCGGCCGGGACGACATCGACGCGGTCATCATCGCCACCCCGGACGACACCCACGAGGCCATCGCCATCGACGCGCTGCGGGCGGGCAAGGCCGTCTTCGTCGAGAAGCCGCTCGGGATCACCGTCGAGAGCTGCGACAACGTCCTGCGTGCCGCGTACGAGACCGGGACCCGGCTCTACGTCGGCCACAACATGCGGCACATGGGTGTCGTGCGGCTGATGCGCGACATCATCGCCCGCGGCGACATCGGTGAGCCCAAGGCCGTCTGGGTACGTCACTTCGTCGGCTACGGCGGCGACTACTACTTCAAGGACTGGCACGCCGACCGGACCCGGACCACCGGTCTGCTGCTCCAGAAGGCCGCGCACGACATCGACGTGCTGCACTGGCTGGCCGGCGGCTACACCCGGCGCGTCAACGCGCTGGGCGACCTGCTGGTCTACGGCGACCTGCCGCGGCGCGAGCCGGACACCCCGCGCCCGGACAACTGGCTGCGCGAGTTCGACTGGCCGCCGACCGCCCGCAAGGACCTGCACCACATCGTGGACGTCGAGGACGTCTCCGTGATGAACATGCAGCTCGACAACGGCGTGGTCGCCGCCTACCAGCAGTGCCACTTCACCCCGGACTACTGGCGCAACTACACCGTCATCGGCACCGAAGGACGGCTGGAGAACTTCGGCGACAGCCCCGGTGACGAGGTCAAGGTCTGGAACACCGGCCCCAGCGGCTACCGCGCGGACGCCGACATCACCTACCGGGTGCCGGAGGCGAAGGGCTCGCACGGCGGCGGTGACAGCCGGATCATGGAGGAGTTCTGCCGCTTCGCGCGCGACGGGGGCGTCACCGACACCTCGCCGGTCGCCGCCCGGATGAGCGTCGCCGCCGGTGTGCTCGCGACCCGCTCGCTGCGTGAGGGCGGTGCGCCGTACGACGTGCCCGCCCTCGACCCCGAGCTGATCGCGTACTTCGAACGCGGTCAGGTCCGCTCCTGA
- a CDS encoding ATP-binding protein — protein MTAPSLRAVPPCAGPSQSPGADSARWSKRCAGPVVTELRLSAFAAHVGTVLPLAPLTLLSGTSSVLRAYEALSRLAAGAPLDEVFPDPAGCVPEGAGADRQGRRCFRIGCTADGPAGPVRLELAIQAEPSLRIVGERLTLAGVTLLSTVLRDPGQSTLQAAWHTADELPVTRERLPDDRLGTALLPLRVAGRTPGQLQVLAAAEQLVVALRPAFVCEPRPHRMRTPVPPGEGRLRRDCGNLAAVLHAAYNGQGRARGRGRGDGAGHGGSYGTGYGDGYASGRRHARLVALADAGCARPVTGLRVERLADGRVRTVLARGDGPGTPLERLGDGELRYLALGVALLMGPGTDPADAGSEVPAALQTRTVLTDGFDRDLDGRQSRELLTEAASAVAGGRVRLLGTVTEAGAARARGTAGATVVDLEP, from the coding sequence ATGACCGCACCCAGCCTCCGTGCCGTTCCGCCCTGCGCGGGTCCTTCACAGTCACCCGGCGCCGACTCCGCCCGTTGGTCCAAGCGTTGTGCCGGACCCGTCGTGACCGAGTTGCGGCTCTCCGCCTTCGCGGCGCACGTGGGCACGGTCCTGCCGCTGGCCCCGCTCACCCTCCTCAGTGGTACGTCGAGTGTGCTGCGGGCCTACGAGGCGCTGTCCCGGCTGGCCGCCGGGGCGCCGCTCGACGAGGTCTTCCCCGACCCGGCGGGGTGCGTGCCCGAAGGGGCCGGGGCCGACCGGCAGGGGCGGCGCTGCTTCCGGATCGGGTGCACGGCGGACGGCCCGGCCGGCCCGGTCCGGCTCGAACTCGCCATCCAGGCCGAGCCCTCCCTGCGGATCGTCGGGGAGCGGCTGACCCTGGCCGGGGTGACCCTGCTCAGCACCGTGCTGCGCGATCCGGGGCAGTCGACGCTCCAGGCGGCCTGGCACACCGCCGACGAGCTTCCGGTGACACGGGAACGGCTGCCGGACGACCGGCTCGGCACGGCGCTGCTGCCGTTGCGGGTCGCGGGCCGGACGCCGGGCCAGCTACAGGTGCTGGCCGCCGCCGAACAGCTGGTCGTCGCTCTGCGCCCGGCCTTCGTCTGCGAACCGCGGCCTCATCGGATGCGGACACCGGTGCCGCCGGGCGAGGGCCGGCTCCGCCGCGACTGCGGGAACCTCGCGGCGGTTCTGCACGCCGCGTACAACGGGCAGGGGCGCGCGCGTGGACGTGGGCGCGGCGATGGGGCCGGACACGGGGGCAGTTACGGGACCGGTTACGGGGACGGGTACGCGTCCGGGCGCCGTCATGCCCGGCTGGTCGCGCTGGCGGACGCCGGATGCGCGCGCCCGGTGACCGGGCTCCGCGTCGAGCGGCTCGCGGACGGGCGGGTCCGCACGGTCCTGGCCAGGGGCGACGGACCCGGCACCCCGCTGGAACGGCTCGGTGACGGCGAACTGCGTTACCTGGCACTGGGCGTGGCCCTGCTCATGGGCCCTGGGACGGACCCGGCGGATGCCGGCTCCGAGGTGCCGGCGGCCCTGCAGACCCGAACGGTGCTGACCGACGGGTTCGACCGCGATCTGGACGGGCGGCAGAGCCGGGAGCTGCTGACCGAGGCGGCCTCGGCGGTGGCCGGTGGCCGGGTCCGGCTGCTCGGCACGGTGACGGAGGCGGGTGCCGCACGGGCCCGCGGGACGGCCGGAGCGACGGTGGTAGACCTGGAACCGTGA
- a CDS encoding DUF742 domain-containing protein: MSSGPGRRLIPAYLVTGGRSRPAGPALDRLAVLVRTDTALPPDTGSEQRRLCELLAPGALTVVECAAHLDLPVSATVFLATDLAAAGLLLTRPPIPSAGEIDRSLVERLLVGLRSLH, translated from the coding sequence ATGAGCTCCGGACCGGGACGCCGCCTGATCCCCGCCTATCTGGTCACCGGCGGCCGGTCCCGGCCCGCCGGCCCCGCGCTCGACCGGCTCGCCGTGCTCGTCCGCACCGATACGGCCCTGCCCCCGGACACCGGCTCTGAACAGCGCAGGCTGTGCGAACTGCTGGCACCGGGCGCCCTCACCGTCGTCGAGTGCGCGGCCCATCTGGACCTGCCGGTCAGCGCCACCGTATTCCTGGCCACGGACCTCGCGGCCGCCGGACTTCTGCTCACGCGACCGCCGATACCCAGTGCCGGGGAGATCGACCGGTCGCTCGTCGAGAGGCTGCTCGTTGGACTCCGCTCCCTCCACTGA
- a CDS encoding ATP/GTP-binding protein, protein MDSAPSTDRTGVGYLPTAARTLMKIVVTGPFGVGKTTLIRTLSEIATLHTEEAMTQSSTLLDDTAGLPDKTTTTVAIDFGRLTVLDDLVLYLFGTPGQQRFLPLWEDIARGALGALVLVDTRRLGDSFAVMDMVEEQGLPYAVAVNRFPDAPAHSDEVLRKHLDLAPGTPLIQCDARERRGSIDALIALAEHVLTRLPRPEDPS, encoded by the coding sequence TTGGACTCCGCTCCCTCCACTGACCGGACCGGCGTCGGCTATCTGCCGACAGCCGCCCGGACCCTGATGAAGATCGTCGTCACGGGTCCCTTCGGCGTGGGCAAGACGACCCTGATCCGTACGCTCTCCGAAATAGCCACCCTCCATACGGAGGAGGCGATGACCCAGTCCAGCACCCTGCTCGACGACACCGCCGGGCTCCCCGACAAGACCACCACCACGGTCGCCATCGACTTCGGACGTCTCACCGTCCTGGACGACCTGGTGCTCTACCTGTTCGGCACACCCGGCCAGCAGCGGTTCCTGCCGCTGTGGGAGGACATCGCGCGGGGCGCGCTCGGCGCGCTCGTCCTGGTCGACACCCGGCGGCTCGGCGACTCCTTCGCGGTCATGGACATGGTGGAGGAGCAGGGGCTGCCGTACGCCGTCGCGGTCAACCGCTTCCCCGACGCGCCCGCCCACAGCGACGAGGTGCTGCGCAAACACCTCGACCTCGCCCCCGGGACCCCGCTGATCCAGTGCGACGCCCGGGAACGGCGCGGCAGCATCGACGCCCTGATCGCGCTGGCCGAACACGTGCTGACCCGACTGCCGCGACCCGAGGACCCGTCATGA
- a CDS encoding twin-arginine translocation signal domain-containing protein has translation MSTNLSRRGFMGAAGIAGLTVAGLSTLSACGSGATVSKGGSKASAKLKLPTYAAVQTAPADLAGNAAGLDATYLRYPKALTKSVAKAPGDGSRITALTETFTTPAPPQGKNAYWQELNKRLGARFDMTIVVDQGVDAYLQKFNAMMAGGDIPDLVWFPPNQGIQRVPELLDAKFHDLTPYLSGDAVKDYPNLANLPTTAWKTAVVNGKIRGVTVAYGSMGQVYVVNQDFWKPVGGAEFSSAEDFLAKGKELLDAKRNKYVLEPEYVNHTGMFGQWFGAPSGWRLEGGKLVHMYETEEYQEAVAFAVKVAKAGLFWPDPNLSTTMEKMAQGSLGAYVQSFPSFLVDAKTYDFPFGVIVPFAAKAGAKPRYSMGYGSVGYTAINKKADAKRVKMLLGVMDYLAAPFGTEERLFLDNGIEGTHFTRTAKGDVKLTAKGSSEAVTTAMPLAFLAAGPEYIYLPGQPELAGKIHGWQQELLKISQTNPTSGHFSDTSTSKSPSLTTAMADCQKDIIAGRKPISAYKEQLREWRSGGGDKMRAEFEASLAGK, from the coding sequence ATGTCCACCAACTTGTCCAGGCGCGGATTCATGGGCGCCGCGGGAATCGCCGGCCTGACCGTGGCCGGGCTGTCGACCCTGAGCGCCTGCGGCAGCGGTGCCACGGTCAGCAAGGGCGGTTCCAAGGCGTCGGCCAAGCTCAAGCTGCCGACGTACGCGGCCGTGCAGACCGCCCCCGCGGACCTGGCGGGCAACGCGGCCGGTCTGGACGCCACGTACCTGCGCTACCCCAAGGCCCTCACCAAGTCGGTGGCCAAGGCGCCCGGTGACGGCAGCCGCATCACGGCCCTCACCGAGACGTTCACCACGCCCGCACCGCCGCAGGGCAAGAACGCCTACTGGCAGGAGCTGAACAAGCGCCTCGGGGCGCGGTTCGACATGACGATCGTCGTGGACCAGGGCGTCGACGCCTACCTCCAGAAGTTCAACGCCATGATGGCCGGCGGCGACATACCCGACCTGGTCTGGTTCCCGCCGAACCAGGGCATCCAGCGGGTGCCCGAACTGCTGGACGCCAAGTTCCACGACCTCACCCCCTACCTCTCGGGCGACGCGGTGAAGGACTACCCGAACCTGGCGAACCTGCCGACCACCGCCTGGAAGACCGCCGTGGTCAACGGCAAGATCCGTGGCGTCACCGTGGCCTACGGATCGATGGGCCAGGTCTACGTCGTCAACCAGGACTTCTGGAAGCCGGTCGGCGGCGCCGAGTTCAGCAGCGCGGAGGACTTCCTCGCCAAGGGCAAGGAGCTCCTGGACGCCAAGCGCAACAAGTACGTCCTGGAGCCGGAGTACGTGAACCACACCGGCATGTTCGGCCAGTGGTTCGGCGCGCCCAGCGGCTGGCGCCTGGAGGGCGGCAAGCTGGTCCACATGTACGAGACGGAGGAGTACCAGGAGGCGGTGGCGTTCGCCGTCAAGGTGGCCAAGGCCGGTCTCTTCTGGCCCGACCCCAACCTCTCCACGACCATGGAGAAGATGGCGCAGGGCAGCCTCGGCGCCTATGTGCAGTCCTTCCCCAGCTTCCTGGTGGACGCCAAGACGTACGACTTCCCGTTCGGCGTCATCGTCCCCTTCGCCGCCAAGGCCGGAGCGAAGCCGAGGTACAGCATGGGTTACGGCTCCGTCGGCTACACCGCCATCAACAAGAAGGCCGACGCCAAGCGCGTGAAGATGCTGCTGGGCGTCATGGACTACCTGGCCGCCCCCTTCGGTACGGAGGAGCGCCTCTTCCTCGACAACGGCATCGAGGGCACGCACTTCACGCGTACGGCCAAGGGCGACGTCAAGCTCACCGCCAAGGGGAGCTCGGAGGCGGTGACCACGGCGATGCCGCTGGCCTTCCTCGCCGCGGGCCCCGAGTACATCTACCTGCCCGGACAGCCGGAGCTGGCCGGAAAGATCCACGGCTGGCAGCAGGAGCTCCTCAAGATCAGCCAGACGAACCCGACGAGCGGCCACTTCTCCGACACGTCCACCAGCAAGAGCCCCTCGCTCACCACCGCGATGGCCGACTGCCAGAAGGACATCATCGCGGGCCGCAAGCCGATCTCCGCCTACAAGGAGCAGCTGCGCGAGTGGCGCTCCGGCGGCGGTGACAAGATGCGTGCCGAGTTCGAGGCCTCGCTCGCCGGCAAGTAG
- a CDS encoding ATP-binding protein produces the protein MGWIVAVIAVVAAVAATTRSYGSARSEQLAMAHAELTERQMKAAEARTAALVDEIRQLAHRRIPAAAVALSHSSAQVPGLREAAEVDGEAARLLTEAVQAARTAVIEERQRVDAAARAAMRGTSAKIQSLLNQSQQLLHELQHEYDDPRILQLDFRNELALRRTQSTAVLCDAWPGLARQNSPLVEIVLGAQSRVAGYERIKVANHLREERIALAARAAEPLAIALAELLANATAYSHPDTDVTVTLQQSGGRGAFLVVDDAGIGMDEDALDRARALLAGPSEVLLTELGDPPQTGFAVVGRLVTQYGFHCHIEASPFGGMRTILRVPAHLLTVLKEDRTLSALAPAPVSAQAAQAEEAAAAPAQEPPRADPVAEPAGLPSRRRRAPRPAAAPAPAAVPAAGQVPRTPEQAESSWAALQQGTLNGRSVAGRAPAPESDGHDHLGDQDDQGDDET, from the coding sequence ATGGGATGGATCGTGGCGGTGATCGCCGTCGTGGCCGCCGTGGCGGCGACGACGCGCTCGTACGGGTCCGCCCGCTCGGAACAGCTCGCCATGGCCCACGCCGAGCTGACCGAACGGCAGATGAAGGCCGCGGAGGCGCGCACCGCCGCGCTCGTCGACGAGATCCGGCAGCTGGCCCACAGGCGCATCCCGGCCGCCGCGGTCGCCCTCTCGCACTCCAGCGCCCAGGTCCCCGGACTGCGGGAGGCCGCCGAGGTGGACGGCGAGGCCGCCCGGCTGCTCACCGAGGCCGTACAGGCCGCCAGGACCGCCGTCATCGAGGAACGGCAGCGCGTCGACGCCGCCGCCCGTGCGGCGATGCGCGGCACCTCGGCCAAGATCCAGTCGCTGCTCAACCAGTCCCAGCAACTGCTGCACGAGCTCCAGCACGAGTACGACGACCCGCGCATCCTGCAACTGGACTTCCGCAACGAACTGGCCCTGCGCCGGACCCAGTCCACCGCCGTGCTCTGCGACGCCTGGCCCGGCCTGGCCCGGCAGAACTCACCGCTCGTCGAGATCGTGCTCGGGGCCCAGTCCCGCGTCGCCGGCTACGAGCGCATCAAGGTGGCCAACCACCTGCGCGAGGAACGGATCGCGCTCGCGGCCAGGGCCGCGGAACCCCTCGCGATCGCCCTCGCCGAACTGCTCGCCAACGCCACCGCGTACTCCCACCCCGACACCGATGTGACGGTGACACTCCAGCAGAGCGGTGGCCGGGGCGCGTTCCTGGTCGTCGACGACGCGGGCATCGGCATGGACGAGGACGCGCTCGACCGGGCCCGCGCCCTGCTGGCCGGCCCCTCCGAGGTGCTCCTGACCGAGCTGGGCGACCCGCCGCAGACCGGCTTCGCGGTCGTCGGCCGGCTCGTGACGCAGTACGGCTTCCACTGCCACATCGAGGCCTCGCCGTTCGGCGGCATGCGGACCATCCTGCGCGTCCCCGCACATCTGCTGACCGTGCTGAAGGAGGACCGGACCCTCTCCGCCCTGGCACCGGCCCCCGTATCCGCGCAGGCCGCGCAGGCCGAGGAGGCCGCCGCCGCGCCCGCGCAGGAACCGCCGAGGGCGGATCCCGTCGCGGAACCGGCCGGACTGCCCAGCAGGCGCCGGCGCGCACCCCGGCCGGCCGCGGCCCCGGCCCCCGCCGCCGTCCCGGCCGCCGGACAGGTGCCCCGTACACCGGAGCAGGCGGAGTCTTCCTGGGCGGCCCTCCAGCAAGGCACCCTCAACGGCAGGAGCGTCGCCGGGCGGGCCCCCGCACCGGAATCGGACGGCCACGACCACCTGGGCGACCAGGACGACCAAGGAGACGACGAGACGTGA
- a CDS encoding cytochrome P450 gives MTLFAQPPQPVALYGPDFAADPHGHYRRLREDGPLAQVRIAPGVEAMLVTDYQAAVDLLRDTHTFSKDPRDWQATVPPDSPVLPVLSHRPTALFSDGEEHARYREAINDSLALIEPHILRAEVAGAAQQLIGEFAATGTGDLIAQYARRLPLHVFITWFGVAPDDGERIIDGIGGMMNSAQGAAEAYADLIDVVTRLVADRRARPRRDLTSYLLAHPARLDNDETVRQITLVMSAGHDPTTNLIGNSILHMLTDERYAGSLHGGAMTAHEAINEVLWQEPPIANLAAHYPRHDTEFHGVRLHAGQLVLVSFGAANTQSAVVTPEEGVRSGASAHLAWSAGPHRCPAKQPALLIAMTAIEQFTSQLCDAELTVPVSELLWRPGPFHRALAHLPVRFTPLDTTPAAGPDAGSATVSGSTPKVSIGS, from the coding sequence ATGACCCTGTTCGCACAGCCGCCGCAGCCCGTTGCGCTGTACGGCCCCGACTTCGCGGCCGACCCGCACGGCCACTACCGCAGGCTGCGCGAGGACGGCCCCCTGGCACAGGTCCGGATCGCGCCCGGCGTGGAGGCGATGCTGGTCACGGACTATCAGGCGGCCGTCGACCTGCTGCGCGACACCCACACCTTCAGCAAGGACCCCCGCGACTGGCAGGCGACGGTCCCGCCCGACTCGCCGGTGCTGCCCGTGCTCAGCCACCGTCCCACCGCGCTGTTCAGCGACGGCGAGGAGCACGCCCGCTACCGCGAAGCCATCAACGACAGCCTCGCGCTGATCGAACCGCACATCCTGCGGGCGGAGGTGGCCGGGGCCGCCCAGCAGCTCATCGGGGAGTTCGCGGCCACCGGCACCGGCGACCTCATCGCCCAGTACGCCCGACGGCTCCCGCTGCACGTCTTCATCACCTGGTTCGGCGTCGCACCCGACGACGGTGAACGGATCATCGACGGCATCGGCGGCATGATGAACTCGGCCCAGGGCGCCGCCGAGGCGTACGCCGACCTCATCGACGTCGTCACCCGGCTCGTCGCCGACCGGCGCGCCCGTCCGCGCCGCGATCTGACCTCGTACCTGCTCGCACATCCGGCCCGTCTCGACAACGACGAGACGGTCCGGCAGATAACCCTGGTGATGAGCGCGGGCCACGACCCCACGACCAACCTCATCGGCAACTCCATCCTGCACATGCTCACCGACGAGCGGTACGCGGGCTCGCTGCACGGGGGAGCGATGACCGCGCACGAGGCGATCAACGAGGTCCTGTGGCAGGAACCGCCGATCGCCAACCTGGCCGCGCACTACCCGCGCCACGACACCGAGTTCCACGGGGTGCGGCTGCACGCCGGACAGCTGGTCCTGGTCTCCTTCGGCGCCGCCAACACCCAGTCCGCCGTGGTCACACCGGAAGAAGGGGTCCGTTCCGGGGCCAGCGCCCACCTCGCCTGGTCGGCGGGGCCGCACCGGTGCCCCGCGAAGCAGCCCGCGCTGCTCATCGCGATGACCGCGATCGAACAGTTCACCAGCCAGCTGTGCGACGCGGAACTCACCGTTCCGGTGAGCGAACTGCTGTGGCGGCCCGGCCCGTTCCACCGGGCCCTGGCACACCTTCCGGTTCGCTTCACACCGCTGGACACGACACCCGCCGCCGGCCCGGACGCGGGCTCCGCGACCGTCTCCGGCAGCACTCCGAAGGTGTCGATCGGGTCCTGA
- a CDS encoding carbohydrate ABC transporter permease, with protein MSQQSVATRLRSARFGPRPGGGLRVSNGRPPWMERPHWYGQGAKGLALIVLTVIVLYPFVLAIGTSLAGREELNANGGYVLLPHHPTLEAYRVVLSGGVVTQAALVSIGITLVGTALSLACTVMIAYGTSRPGTVLAKPILLLVLGTFLFAPGIIPTYLAVQQFKMLDTYAALILPVLLNAFNIVVVRSFFQSIPEELYDAARIDGAGEVTVLFRIVLPLSKAVLAVVGLFYAVGYWNSFFNAVLYLNDSGKFPIQVILRSYVLNGQSINASAMGVHSIPPSTSLQMAVLIIAIVPIFCVYPFLQKFFVKGVLTGAIKG; from the coding sequence ATGAGCCAGCAGTCCGTCGCGACCCGGCTGCGCAGTGCCAGGTTCGGCCCACGGCCCGGCGGGGGCCTGCGCGTCTCCAACGGCAGGCCGCCGTGGATGGAGCGCCCCCACTGGTACGGACAGGGCGCCAAGGGTCTGGCCCTGATCGTCCTCACCGTGATCGTGCTCTACCCGTTCGTCCTCGCCATCGGCACCAGCCTGGCCGGCCGCGAGGAGCTGAACGCCAACGGCGGTTACGTACTGCTGCCGCATCACCCGACGCTGGAGGCCTACCGGGTCGTCCTGTCCGGCGGGGTCGTCACGCAGGCCGCGCTCGTCTCCATCGGGATCACGCTGGTCGGCACCGCGCTCAGCCTGGCGTGCACGGTGATGATCGCCTACGGGACCTCGCGCCCAGGCACGGTCCTCGCCAAGCCGATCCTGCTGCTGGTGCTGGGCACGTTCCTCTTCGCCCCCGGCATCATCCCGACGTACCTGGCGGTCCAGCAGTTCAAGATGCTGGACACCTACGCGGCGCTGATCCTTCCGGTGCTGCTCAACGCGTTCAACATCGTGGTGGTCCGCTCCTTCTTCCAGAGCATCCCGGAGGAGCTGTACGACGCGGCCCGGATCGACGGCGCCGGTGAGGTCACGGTCCTCTTCCGGATCGTCCTCCCGCTGTCCAAGGCGGTCCTCGCCGTGGTCGGACTGTTCTACGCGGTCGGGTACTGGAACAGCTTCTTCAACGCGGTGCTCTACCTCAACGACTCCGGCAAGTTCCCCATCCAGGTGATCCTGCGCAGCTACGTGCTCAACGGGCAGAGCATCAACGCGTCGGCCATGGGCGTCCACTCGATTCCGCCCTCGACGTCCTTGCAGATGGCCGTGCTGATCATCGCCATCGTGCCCATCTTCTGCGTGTACCCCTTCCTGCAGAAATTCTTCGTCAAGGGCGTTCTCACCGGGGCGATCAAGGGCTGA